GCCGTGCTGAAGTAATTCGAACGCAGATCGTTTTTCTCACAACCTCCGACAAAAATCGGGGGTTTCTTTTTTTGCATTTTTCTAAATTAACGCCAACGTGATTTTATCTAGAACCCATCGTATTCTGTGGGCTTTTTTGGCATTATGGATTTTTGCCATCGCCACTCCGACCGCCTTCGGCCAGGAGATGACTCGCTTTGAACTCGAAGAGCGTGTACAGGAAGAAGAGGATACGACGGAAGTGGACTGGATGAATGACACGACCGGTGTGGATACCATTGAATACCGCGCGGTGGACCTGGTTTACGATGTCGATAAATCGACCTTTAACCTGAATAACAGCGCCCAGCTCAAGTACCGTACAGCCACATTGGATGCCGACACGATTTTGTTCGACCAGGAAAACAGTATTCTGGCGGCGACAGGCGACCCGGTGCTGCGCGAGACCAAGAACCCTTCGCTTTCGGGTATGCGGCTCAAGTACAACATGAAAAGCCGTATCGGTGAAATCTATTACGCGACCACCTACCAGGATAACCAGCAACTGAACGGCATGGAAGTGCGAAGGCTCCCGGACCAACGAATTCAGATTGCGCGTGGCGACTTCAGTACTTGTAACGACTCGACCCACCAGCATTTCTATTTCTATGGACGGCGCATGGTGGTAAAGCCTAAAGAGACGATTACCGCGCGCCCCGTGGTGCTGAACATTGCCGATGTGCCGGTGGCGGTGCTCCCGATGATTGTGGCCCCCTTGAAGAGTGGACGTAAGTCCGGCTTGTTGACTCCGAAGTTCGGCGGTGACCAGAAACAGGGTTACTACATGAGTAACCTCGGTTTCTATTACGCTGCAAACGACTACTGGGATGCAACGGTCAAGGGCGACATTATCGAAGGTGACGAGGCGCGATTTGAACGCTCAACTTTGACGGGTGAGGTGCGATACAAGAAACGCTACGTGCTCGACGGAAACGTGTCCTATACTTCGTACCTGGAAGAATTCGATATGGCGAACAGCGGTTACGATATCCGCTTTACGCATAACCAGAACTTGACTCCCGATGGCAAACAGACGTTGAGCGGTTCGGGCTCCTTCGTCAGTAGCCAGAGTATTCGTAAGGACAAGGCTCTGGATGCCGAAACGATTTTGAACCAGCAAGCGAATGCGCAGTTGACTTACTCGGGCCGCTTCGGAACGAACAAGAGCCTTACGGTGAAGGCGCGCCAGAACCACAACTTGGTGACGGACATGATGGAACGTGAAATTCCGGATATCCAGTACCGCATGAGTGGTCAGCTCTTTACGTTTGAACTGGATGAAGATGAAGAAGCGTATGAGGACGGCTCGTTCATAAGCTACCTGGAAAAGTTCAACTACAACTTTAACAACCGCTTTAACTACTACACCAAGCGTGCACGTGATACGGTCAATGCCGTAGACACGACGGCTGAATATGTGGGCTATACGGGTACGTATTCAATGGATTACTCGGGCACGCTGTTCGATGTCATCAATATCACGCCGCGAGCCACCTTTACGGGTTACTGGACAGGAACGGGTTGGATCAATCCCGAGGATTCCCTCAAGTACCGCAAGCGTTACATGAGCCTTGACCCGGAACACGATGAATATGGTCAAGTGGCTTACAACCACAATTACAGCATTACGGCTGACACGAAACTTTATGGTATCTGGGTTCCTGAAATTGGCAGGTTCACGGGCGCAAGGCATGTGCTGTCGCCGAGCGTGTCTTACACGTACGCGCCAGAAATCGATACCGTGAAAAAGTTTGCGCCGCATCCGCTATTGGGTCAGACTCCGTACCAGATCGAACAGAAGACTGTTGGCTTTGGCCTCAACAACGACTTTGATATCAAGTATTTGAAGGTGGTGGGCCACGCGGCCGATACGACCAAGGGCGATACGGCGAAGGCGGTGGAAGACGTATACGGTACGCGTCGCTTGCTTACGACTCGCCACAGCGTCTCGTATAACTTTGCTGCAGATTCGCTGCAGTTCTCGGACATTACGTCTTCGTTCGGCTTCCAGATTTTGCCGGATTACCTGTTTACGATCAATACCCGCCATAGCGTGTACCACAAGTTCACCGAAGACCCGAACAAGGTGCAGATGCCGGAACTTATCTACTGGGGTTACGACTTTTCGAAGCGCTTTAGCTGGAGCGGTGAATACAATGGCGGTTTGCCGTCGCAGCTGGGCAAGTATGAAATGCTCAAGTGGACCTTTGGCTTTGACTATAGCTACAGCTTTAGCAGCACCCGCGTGGCTCGCGACCTGTTCCAGGACCGCGTGACCCATTCTACGGGAATTAGCGCGAGCTTGCAACCCACCAAGAACTGGGAAATGACTTACAGCACCCGTTACAACTATAACGAAGGGCGCTTCGTGACGCATAGCTTTACTTTTAACCGCGTGTTGCATTGCTGGCAGCTTGACTTTAGCTGGACGCCTACGGGGCCTGCCGCAGGCTGGAGCTTCTCGATTTACGTGAGAGATTTGCCGGATATCAAGCTCAATGCGGGTAGCACGGAGACTAATTAGACGAGAGAACGCCACTTCGTGGCTACAGACGAGAGACTAAAAAAATTGGATGGATGCGATGGGTAAAACAAAAGTGATTTTGGCGAGCGGATCTCCGCGACGCAAAGAAATCCTGAACCTGATTGGCGTGAACTTTGAGGTGGTGGTTTCGAACGAGGAAGAAAAGCCGACTTCGACAAACCCGCTCGATTTTCCGAAAGAAAATGCCTCTATAAAGGCGCTTGCCGTTTCGCGCAAGATGCCCTCTGAAATTGTACTTGGCTTTGACACCTTGGTGTTCCTGGACGGCAAGCCTTTGGGCAAGCCCCATTCCGAAGCGGAAGCTTTAGAAATGCTTACAAAGCTGAACGGGAGATCGCAC
This genomic window from Fibrobacter sp. UWB5 contains:
- a CDS encoding putative LPS assembly protein LptD is translated as MALWIFAIATPTAFGQEMTRFELEERVQEEEDTTEVDWMNDTTGVDTIEYRAVDLVYDVDKSTFNLNNSAQLKYRTATLDADTILFDQENSILAATGDPVLRETKNPSLSGMRLKYNMKSRIGEIYYATTYQDNQQLNGMEVRRLPDQRIQIARGDFSTCNDSTHQHFYFYGRRMVVKPKETITARPVVLNIADVPVAVLPMIVAPLKSGRKSGLLTPKFGGDQKQGYYMSNLGFYYAANDYWDATVKGDIIEGDEARFERSTLTGEVRYKKRYVLDGNVSYTSYLEEFDMANSGYDIRFTHNQNLTPDGKQTLSGSGSFVSSQSIRKDKALDAETILNQQANAQLTYSGRFGTNKSLTVKARQNHNLVTDMMEREIPDIQYRMSGQLFTFELDEDEEAYEDGSFISYLEKFNYNFNNRFNYYTKRARDTVNAVDTTAEYVGYTGTYSMDYSGTLFDVINITPRATFTGYWTGTGWINPEDSLKYRKRYMSLDPEHDEYGQVAYNHNYSITADTKLYGIWVPEIGRFTGARHVLSPSVSYTYAPEIDTVKKFAPHPLLGQTPYQIEQKTVGFGLNNDFDIKYLKVVGHAADTTKGDTAKAVEDVYGTRRLLTTRHSVSYNFAADSLQFSDITSSFGFQILPDYLFTINTRHSVYHKFTEDPNKVQMPELIYWGYDFSKRFSWSGEYNGGLPSQLGKYEMLKWTFGFDYSYSFSSTRVARDLFQDRVTHSTGISASLQPTKNWEMTYSTRYNYNEGRFVTHSFTFNRVLHCWQLDFSWTPTGPAAGWSFSIYVRDLPDIKLNAGSTETN
- a CDS encoding nucleoside triphosphate pyrophosphatase, producing MGKTKVILASGSPRRKEILNLIGVNFEVVVSNEEEKPTSTNPLDFPKENASIKALAVSRKMPSEIVLGFDTLVFLDGKPLGKPHSEAEALEMLTKLNGRSHKVITGVAIAHGGQIIKAECEETEVVFRNCSKQELENYVNSKDPMDKAGAYGIQTGGARLIKEIRGCYYNVVGLPVARMLEMLVDMKVEV